One window from the genome of Elaeis guineensis isolate ETL-2024a chromosome 5, EG11, whole genome shotgun sequence encodes:
- the LOC105045726 gene encoding diaminopimelate epimerase, chloroplastic translates to MAASISFALSHSSLRSLSLISLLRLPPSLHSHKPVLVLRNPSSRSPVASMSVEAPKMSPDASFLDRKASGLLHFVKYHGLGNDFIMVDNRDSLELRVTPEQAVKLCNRNFGIGADGVIFAMPGVNGTDYSMRIFNSDGSEPEMCGNGVRCFARFIAELENLHGMESFKIHTGAGLIVPEIQNDGKVKVDMGEPILTAQDIPTKLPADKSGAVIQAELVVDGIPWNVTCVSMGNPHCITFGTKACEALEVDDLKLGDIGPKFEHHEMFPSRTNTEFVQVFSRSHLKMRVWERGAGATLACGTGACAVVVAAVLERHTERTCIVDLPGGPLEIEWREEDNHVYMTGPAEAVFYGSVPL, encoded by the exons ATGGCCGCCTCCATCTCCTTCGCTCTCTCTCACTCTTCTCTCCGCTCTCTGTCCTTGATCTCTCTGCTCCGCCTCCCTCCATCTCTCCACTCCCACAAACCCGTCCTCGTTCTCCGAAACCCTAGCTCTCGGTCGCCGGTGGCTTCCATGAGCGTCGAAGCTCCCAAAATGTCCCCCGATGCCTCTTTCTTGGATCGGAAGGCGTCCGGCCTTCTCCATTTCGTCAAATACCATGGTCTTGGAAACGATTTCATCATG GTCGATAATAGGGATTCCTTGGAGCTTAGGGTTACTCCCGAGCAGGCCGTGAAGCTCTGCAATCGGAATTTTGGGATCGGTGCTGATGGTGTAATCTTTGCAATGCCGGGGGTCAATGGCACCGATTACTCCATGAGGATCTTCAACTCGGATGGCAGCGAGCCTGAG ATGTGCGGTAATGGAGTACGCTGCTTTGCTCGATTTATTGCTGAGCTTGAAAACCTACATGGGATGGAAAG TTTTAAAATTCACACTGGTGCCGGTTTAATTGTTCCAGAAATCCAAAATGATGGGAAG GTGAAAGTGGATATGGGTGAGCCTATACTTACAGCACAAGATATTCCCACTAAACTTCCAGCAGACAAGAGTGGAGCTGTCATCCAAGCTGAATTGGTGGTTGATGGCATACCATGGAATGTAACCTGTGTTAGTATGGGAAATCCTCATTGCATAACTTTTGGCACTAAAGCATGTGAG GCTTTGGAGGTGGATGACTTAAAACTTGGAGATATTGGTCCAAAATTTGAGCACCATGAGATGTTCCCCTCTCGTACTAATACAG AATTTGTGCAAGTCTTCTCTCGTTCACATCTAAAAATGCGTGTATGGGAACGTGGTGCAG GAGCAACTCTAGCCTGTGGGACTGGAGCTTGTGCAGTTGTTGTCGCAGCAGTTCTAGAGCGCCACACTGAAAGG ACATGCATTGTTGATTTGCCTGGTGGGCCACTGGAGATTGAGTGGAGGGAGGAAGACAACCATGTTTACATGACAGGCCCTGCAGAGGCAGTGTTTTATGGATCTGTGCCCCTTTAG